From Geomonas agri, one genomic window encodes:
- a CDS encoding pilus assembly protein PilP: protein MPMLTSRNSLTLLVVLLLLSVGCKKEEAPAPPPPAPPKPAPAPSAAPPAPPAPVQQQLSSASKVGAAVSFKRDPFKPLISTQPPPPASPSGARPGVPAVADLLPIQSFEVNKFRVSGIIAGLRENRALVIDPNGKGYVVQVGTQIGNANGRVSRITSSTVEVVEKSGRGKSRKIVLTLAKKR from the coding sequence ATGCCAATGCTAACAAGCCGAAATAGCCTGACACTGCTGGTTGTGTTGCTGCTGCTCTCGGTCGGTTGCAAGAAGGAGGAGGCTCCTGCGCCCCCTCCGCCTGCTCCGCCAAAGCCCGCACCAGCTCCTTCGGCTGCGCCGCCCGCTCCGCCCGCTCCGGTGCAGCAGCAGCTCTCGTCCGCATCCAAGGTGGGAGCGGCCGTCAGCTTCAAGAGGGACCCCTTCAAGCCGCTCATTTCGACGCAGCCACCACCGCCTGCCAGTCCGTCAGGCGCTCGTCCTGGTGTGCCTGCTGTCGCTGACCTGCTCCCGATCCAGAGTTTCGAGGTGAACAAGTTCAGGGTTTCGGGGATCATCGCGGGGCTCAGGGAGAACAGGGCGCTTGTGATCGACCCCAACGGAAAGGGGTACGTCGTTCAGGTCGGTACCCAGATTGGCAATGCCAACGGCCGGGTTTCCCGTATTACTTCGTCTACGGTCGAAGTTGTTGAGAAGAGTGGTCGGGGCAAAAGCAGAAAAATCGTGCTTACGCTGGCCAAGAAAAGGTAA